The Acidobacteriota bacterium genome includes a window with the following:
- a CDS encoding efflux RND transporter permease subunit: MSLAAVSVRRPVFTTMMIMALVVLGLFSFSKLGVDLFPRVEFPTLVITTTFPGASAEEIETEISKPIEEAVNTIQGIDELRSVSREGVSIVVVSFVLDRNIEEVSEDVRDKVSNVIKLLPDGVDPPLIEKVDPDASPVLAIALSGDKPLREMTEIADKRIKQELEGLAGVGQVQLIGGRERAIQIEVDADRLNSLGLSINQVAGSLRRQNQESPGGRLAQGERELIVRTLGRLTAAEQFGDVVAAQRNGVAIRVRDFATVTDSYEEPRNLARLDGQPGVILQVRKQSGVNTVELIDTLKGRIEQIRAQLPPGLKLDIIRDQSVFIKGSVDAIYEHLVLGGFLASLVVFLFMGNWRASLIAAIAIPTSIIATFLIVEWAGMTLNTMTLLGLTVAVGIVIDDAIVVLENIFRYIEEKKVSAMEAAIEGTKEITLAVMATTLSLLIVFAPVFYLAGIAGRWLRGFALTAAGSIAISMFISFTLTPMLSSRFLKTSTDADGKLKKNSKQFPIYRWIEDKYIIMLAWSLRHRLAVLAVCAITFFSVIPLFMAIGKDFVTWDDQDEFQVNITMPEGTSLEGTDAMLQQIEQRLNTVPHVEHLLTTVNSDGQGTVTDGSIYVKLAPMNERPLDQFQIMDRSRTALKDIAGARISVSNVGAVSSSAFRQTPINLIVRGSDMAELSRISGEILSKMQQIPTLLEVETSLNVGNPEMHIEIAREKAADLDVSVADISDAIRLLVSGTAPITKYKEGDELYEVRLRVKSEQRLNAASLGALMVPTSDGRLVRLDNVAAVTRGLGPAQVERYNRQRQVLLSSNMVTGAPLGASLTEVENAVKAVSLPAGYDYKFIGFGELLQEVMESFLLALVLSVIFMYMVLAAQFESFVHPITILASLPLAIPFALIALFLAGKSLSLFGAIGVLLLFGIVKKNSILQIDFTNRLRREQGMERTAAIMEANRVRLRPILMTTVSIVVAMIPTAFGTGPGSGSRAPIAVVIAGGQTLCFLLTLLAIPVFYTLFDDIAVRFTVPRA, encoded by the coding sequence ATGAGTCTCGCAGCGGTCAGTGTCCGGCGGCCCGTGTTCACCACCATGATGATCATGGCGCTGGTCGTGCTCGGTCTGTTTTCCTTCAGCAAGCTCGGCGTCGATCTTTTCCCTCGCGTGGAATTTCCCACACTGGTCATCACCACAACCTTTCCCGGCGCCAGCGCCGAGGAAATTGAGACCGAGATATCAAAGCCCATCGAAGAGGCCGTCAATACGATTCAAGGTATCGACGAGCTGCGCTCGGTGAGCCGCGAAGGCGTCTCCATCGTGGTGGTCAGCTTCGTTCTGGATCGCAACATCGAGGAAGTCTCGGAGGATGTGCGCGACAAAGTTTCCAACGTGATTAAGCTGTTGCCGGACGGTGTCGATCCTCCGTTGATCGAGAAGGTCGATCCGGACGCCTCGCCCGTTCTGGCCATCGCTCTCTCTGGCGACAAGCCTCTGCGCGAAATGACGGAGATTGCCGACAAGCGCATCAAGCAGGAACTTGAGGGCCTGGCCGGTGTTGGCCAGGTGCAGTTGATCGGCGGGCGCGAGCGCGCCATCCAGATTGAGGTGGACGCCGACCGGCTGAACTCGCTGGGCCTGAGCATTAATCAAGTAGCGGGCAGTTTGCGGCGGCAGAATCAGGAGTCGCCCGGCGGTCGGCTGGCGCAGGGCGAGCGTGAATTGATCGTGCGCACCCTGGGCCGTCTGACGGCGGCGGAGCAGTTCGGCGATGTGGTCGCGGCGCAGCGCAACGGCGTAGCCATTCGCGTGCGCGATTTCGCCACGGTCACGGACTCCTATGAGGAGCCGCGCAATCTGGCTCGTCTTGACGGCCAGCCCGGCGTCATCCTGCAAGTTCGCAAGCAGTCCGGCGTAAACACGGTCGAGTTGATCGACACACTCAAGGGCCGCATTGAGCAGATTCGCGCGCAGCTTCCGCCGGGCCTGAAGCTGGACATTATTCGCGACCAGTCAGTCTTCATCAAGGGATCTGTGGATGCCATCTACGAGCATCTCGTGCTGGGCGGATTTCTGGCCAGCCTGGTGGTTTTTCTCTTCATGGGCAACTGGCGCGCCAGCCTGATCGCCGCTATCGCCATTCCCACTTCCATCATCGCCACGTTCCTGATCGTCGAGTGGGCGGGCATGACATTGAACACCATGACCCTGCTGGGCCTTACTGTCGCCGTGGGCATTGTCATCGACGACGCCATCGTGGTGCTCGAAAATATCTTTCGCTACATCGAGGAAAAGAAAGTCTCCGCCATGGAAGCGGCCATCGAGGGCACCAAGGAGATCACGCTGGCGGTGATGGCCACTACGCTGTCGCTGCTGATCGTCTTCGCGCCGGTGTTCTATCTGGCGGGCATTGCCGGACGCTGGCTGCGTGGCTTCGCGCTCACCGCGGCTGGATCCATCGCGATTTCCATGTTTATCAGCTTTACTCTGACGCCCATGCTGAGTTCGCGTTTCCTGAAGACGAGCACGGATGCAGATGGCAAACTAAAGAAAAACTCAAAACAGTTTCCCATCTATCGTTGGATTGAAGACAAATACATCATCATGCTGGCCTGGAGCCTGCGCCACCGTCTGGCCGTGCTGGCCGTCTGCGCAATTACGTTTTTCAGCGTGATCCCGCTGTTCATGGCTATCGGCAAGGACTTTGTTACGTGGGACGATCAGGACGAGTTTCAGGTGAACATCACCATGCCGGAAGGCACTTCGCTGGAAGGCACCGACGCCATGCTGCAACAGATCGAGCAGCGCCTGAATACCGTTCCGCACGTCGAGCATCTGCTGACCACGGTGAATTCCGACGGGCAAGGAACGGTTACGGATGGTTCGATTTACGTGAAGCTCGCGCCTATGAATGAGCGGCCTCTCGATCAATTCCAAATCATGGACCGGTCCCGCACTGCGTTGAAAGATATCGCGGGGGCGCGCATCAGCGTCAGTAATGTGGGCGCGGTCAGCAGCTCGGCGTTCCGCCAGACGCCCATCAATCTGATCGTGCGCGGCTCGGACATGGCCGAGTTGTCGCGCATCTCCGGCGAGATTCTCAGCAAAATGCAGCAGATTCCCACGCTGCTGGAAGTGGAGACTTCGCTGAACGTGGGCAACCCGGAGATGCACATTGAGATTGCGCGCGAGAAGGCCGCCGACCTCGACGTGTCGGTGGCGGACATTTCTGATGCCATCCGCCTGCTGGTCTCCGGCACCGCGCCGATTACGAAATACAAGGAAGGCGATGAGCTGTACGAAGTGCGCCTGCGCGTGAAGTCCGAGCAACGCCTGAACGCGGCTTCACTCGGCGCGCTGATGGTGCCCACATCCGATGGCCGATTGGTGCGTCTGGACAACGTGGCCGCGGTAACGCGCGGGCTGGGTCCGGCGCAAGTGGAGCGCTACAACCGGCAGCGCCAAGTGCTGCTCTCCTCCAATATGGTAACGGGCGCGCCGCTGGGCGCTTCGCTGACGGAAGTGGAGAACGCGGTGAAGGCCGTGAGTCTGCCGGCGGGCTATGACTACAAGTTCATCGGCTTCGGCGAGCTGCTGCAGGAAGTGATGGAGAGTTTCTTGCTCGCTCTGGTGCTGTCCGTCATCTTTATGTACATGGTGCTGGCGGCACAGTTTGAGAGCTTCGTCCACCCCATCACGATTCTCGCGTCGCTGCCGCTGGCGATTCCCTTCGCGCTAATCGCACTGTTCTTGGCGGGAAAATCGTTGAGCCTGTTCGGAGCGATCGGCGTGCTGCTGCTGTTCGGTATTGTGAAGAAGAACTCCATTTTGCAGATTGATTTCACCAACCGCCTGCGCCGCGAGCAGGGCATGGAGCGCACCGCCGCCATCATGGAAGCCAACCGCGTTCGCCTGCGTCCTATCCTGATGACCACCGTATCAATCGTGGTGGCCATGATCCCCACCGCCTTCGGGACCGGGCCGGGCAGCGGATCGCGCGCACCCATCGCGGTGGTCATCGCCGGTGGGCAGACGCTTTGCTTCCTGCTGACGCTGCTGGCCATCCCGGTGTTCTACACCCTCTTCGACGACATCGCTGTCCGATTTACAGTGCCGCGCGCTTGA
- a CDS encoding heme-binding protein, with protein sequence MSNTITKQTISAEAAKKMLAAAEAKAAEMKRPMCIAICDEGGNLKAYTRMDGAPVLSIEISQNKAWTSISFGVATHQWFDFVKDDPPLLHGITHTPRLVIFGGGYPIKIEKQLVGGIGVSGGHWKEDMQVAEAGLAALTS encoded by the coding sequence ATGTCCAATACCATTACCAAACAGACGATCTCTGCCGAGGCGGCCAAGAAGATGCTCGCCGCGGCCGAGGCCAAAGCGGCTGAGATGAAGCGGCCCATGTGCATCGCCATCTGCGATGAAGGCGGCAACCTGAAAGCCTACACCCGCATGGACGGAGCGCCGGTCCTGTCCATCGAGATTTCGCAGAACAAGGCGTGGACCTCGATCAGCTTCGGCGTGGCCACGCATCAGTGGTTCGACTTCGTCAAGGACGACCCACCGCTCCTGCACGGCATCACCCACACCCCTCGCCTGGTGATCTTCGGCGGCGGTTATCCAATCAAAATTGAGAAGCAATTGGTTGGCGGCATCGGCGTTTCCGGCGGCCACTGGAAGGAAGACATGCAGGTGGCCGAGGCTGGTCTGGCGGCGCTCACCAGCTAA
- a CDS encoding glycosyltransferase, with protein MNWLMAGLIAGIALWVGMLLWNIVNFRGHYSVSSGEPFPLSETPRVSIMVPARNEAAMLPSTLPGLLQQNYANYEVVLVDDGSTDGTGDVAETLARSLPEEEAHRLRLIRVKEQLPPGWIGKNHALHTAFQSVAEKSPESEWVLATDADIVYHPSALRAGLWIAEQQKADMVTIYAFMQCETFWEKMMMPGFALLISTVFPQRKINDPKASVALASGGYILMRRSVWASLGGYRAIQSEMIDDLNTARLVKHSGHRIFAAATRDLLSTRMYTSFGEIWEGLRKNAFAGHRFSVAKLLAASFGYLLTNFLPLAVLGWYGLRWMTGGGRAAGVESTAVSLAAAEYLLVGFIHLPVLLYLRIGAGFGLLAPIAASIYAVITFDSMFRTLLGSGVTWKARQYGKPPRGE; from the coding sequence TTGAACTGGCTGATGGCAGGACTAATCGCGGGCATCGCCCTGTGGGTGGGGATGCTGCTGTGGAATATCGTGAACTTCCGTGGCCACTACTCCGTTTCTTCCGGCGAGCCATTCCCACTTAGCGAAACGCCGCGTGTGTCCATTATGGTCCCGGCGCGCAATGAGGCTGCGATGCTGCCCTCGACGCTCCCCGGTTTGCTCCAACAGAATTATGCCAACTACGAAGTGGTGCTGGTGGACGATGGCTCGACGGACGGGACGGGGGATGTGGCGGAAACTTTGGCGCGCTCGTTGCCCGAAGAGGAAGCCCACCGCCTGCGGCTGATTCGCGTGAAGGAGCAACTCCCCCCCGGATGGATCGGCAAGAACCATGCGCTGCACACTGCGTTTCAGTCTGTGGCGGAGAAATCTCCAGAGAGCGAATGGGTCTTAGCCACCGACGCCGACATTGTGTATCACCCCAGCGCGTTGCGCGCCGGCCTGTGGATCGCCGAGCAGCAAAAGGCGGATATGGTTACCATCTACGCCTTCATGCAGTGTGAGACGTTTTGGGAGAAAATGATGATGCCCGGCTTCGCGCTGCTCATCAGCACCGTCTTTCCACAGCGCAAAATAAACGATCCCAAAGCCAGTGTGGCACTGGCCTCCGGCGGATATATACTAATGCGCCGCAGTGTGTGGGCCTCGCTCGGCGGCTATCGCGCTATTCAGTCCGAGATGATCGACGATTTGAACACCGCGCGGCTGGTGAAGCACTCCGGACATCGCATCTTCGCCGCGGCCACGCGCGACCTGCTCTCGACGCGCATGTACACGAGTTTCGGAGAAATCTGGGAAGGGCTTCGCAAGAACGCTTTTGCCGGGCACCGCTTCTCCGTCGCCAAGCTGCTGGCGGCCAGCTTCGGGTATCTGCTTACCAACTTCCTGCCGCTGGCGGTGCTGGGCTGGTATGGCCTGCGCTGGATGACGGGCGGTGGCCGGGCTGCGGGCGTGGAGAGTACGGCTGTCTCGCTGGCGGCCGCCGAATATTTGCTGGTCGGATTCATTCATCTGCCCGTGTTGCTGTATTTGAGGATTGGCGCGGGCTTCGGACTGCTGGCTCCGATTGCGGCCAGCATCTATGCGGTCATCACTTTTGACTCGATGTTCCGCACCCTGCTCGGTTCCGGAGTTACCTGGAAGGCCCGGCAATACGGGAAACCGCCGCGGGGAGAATGA
- a CDS encoding cation transporter, protein MNNVLEIEPSDVDAHRLGRRVALAGVVGSGLLAAMNIAVGISIGSTSVTAAGFEFAGDVIASGAVMLGMIYAARPADANHPYGHGRSEILAGLLVGMILTGAGVAICLRSLDQVGIHHDPPTILGIWALLITIVVKGLLTYTKFHFGRQIGSAGLIADAWNDAVDILAAAVALAALGLTLSDPERFLAADHFGGAAVGLVVIFTGFRVMWNPALELMDTMPAEPVLRAIREAALSVPGALGVEKCFARKTGLRYHVDLHLEVAPHLSVYDSHEIAGQVRSRIRQRVPAVADVLIHVEPARLVSGE, encoded by the coding sequence ATGAATAACGTTCTGGAAATTGAGCCTTCTGATGTTGACGCGCACCGGCTGGGGCGGCGTGTCGCGCTGGCCGGCGTGGTGGGCAGCGGTCTGCTTGCGGCGATGAATATCGCGGTCGGCATCTCGATTGGCTCCACTTCCGTCACCGCTGCTGGTTTCGAGTTCGCCGGAGACGTGATCGCCTCCGGCGCGGTGATGCTGGGCATGATCTACGCCGCGCGCCCCGCCGATGCGAATCACCCTTACGGCCACGGTCGCTCGGAGATTTTGGCTGGCTTGCTCGTCGGCATGATCCTGACCGGAGCCGGCGTGGCCATCTGCTTGCGTTCGCTCGACCAGGTTGGCATCCATCATGATCCGCCAACCATCCTGGGCATCTGGGCCTTGCTGATCACCATCGTCGTAAAAGGACTGCTGACTTACACCAAGTTCCACTTCGGCCGGCAGATCGGCAGCGCAGGGCTGATCGCCGATGCCTGGAATGACGCGGTGGATATCCTCGCCGCCGCGGTCGCGCTGGCCGCGCTGGGCCTGACGCTCTCTGACCCGGAGCGCTTTCTGGCCGCCGATCACTTTGGCGGCGCCGCCGTGGGCCTCGTCGTTATTTTCACTGGCTTCCGTGTTATGTGGAACCCCGCGCTCGAGTTGATGGACACCATGCCCGCCGAGCCCGTTTTGCGCGCCATCCGCGAGGCGGCCCTGAGCGTGCCCGGCGCGCTCGGCGTGGAGAAGTGCTTCGCGCGCAAGACAGGCCTGCGCTATCACGTGGACCTGCACCTTGAAGTGGCTCCGCACTTGAGCGTCTATGATTCGCACGAAATCGCCGGTCAAGTTCGCAGCCGCATTCGGCAGCGCGTGCCCGCCGTGGCCGATGTGCTGATTCACGTCGAGCCCGCCCGGCTGGTGAGTGGTGAGTAG
- a CDS encoding sulfite exporter TauE/SafE family protein encodes MPAEWKTTILFFAGLAAGVMNSIAGGGTLITFPALLWAGLPSISANATNTWAVMGGISTSIWSYRNELASQRQWVLRYAGPSLLGGLVGSLLLLRTGETVFNEMIPYLLLFAALVFTFQNQLMRLFEIEAHAIEKSRYGLALAMFVQFLVASYGGYFGAGIGILMLAALGLMGQKNIHAMNALKVFQGLLINGIACVVFVLLADIYWVECGTIFAGTALGGILGPRLARRVGPKLVRAIVSVIGFGIAFYFLVK; translated from the coding sequence ATGCCCGCTGAGTGGAAAACCACCATCCTATTCTTCGCTGGACTCGCAGCGGGCGTGATGAACTCCATCGCCGGCGGCGGCACGCTGATTACTTTTCCGGCTTTGCTGTGGGCTGGACTGCCCTCCATCTCCGCCAACGCCACTAATACCTGGGCGGTGATGGGCGGCATCTCTACTTCCATCTGGAGTTATCGCAATGAGCTGGCCTCGCAGCGCCAATGGGTGTTGCGCTACGCCGGACCCAGCCTGCTCGGCGGACTGGTAGGCTCGCTCCTGTTGCTGAGGACGGGTGAGACCGTTTTCAACGAAATGATTCCCTACCTGCTGCTATTCGCAGCGCTGGTGTTCACCTTCCAGAATCAGCTCATGAGGTTATTCGAGATTGAAGCGCATGCCATCGAGAAGTCGCGCTATGGCCTGGCGCTGGCCATGTTCGTTCAGTTTCTGGTGGCCAGCTACGGTGGCTACTTCGGCGCGGGCATTGGCATCCTGATGCTGGCCGCCCTCGGTCTGATGGGTCAAAAAAACATCCACGCCATGAACGCGCTGAAAGTCTTCCAGGGCCTGCTCATCAACGGAATCGCCTGCGTGGTCTTCGTCCTGCTCGCCGATATTTACTGGGTGGAGTGCGGAACCATCTTCGCCGGCACCGCGCTCGGCGGCATCCTTGGCCCGCGACTGGCGCGCCGCGTGGGCCCCAAGCTGGTGCGCGCGATCGTATCGGTCATTGGCTTCGGCATCGCCTTCTACTTCCTGGTGAAGTGA
- a CDS encoding efflux RND transporter periplasmic adaptor subunit, producing MTCHYPLQQSRFFRRTSACCCAALAILLMVTGCSKPAVETAVVPDAPLAIQSLVVSTEPVRREVEIVGTLAGDQEVVVSSEVSGLVKVVRADLGDSVAQGQILIEMDATEYELAVARQRAALQEVLAQLGMQNATAKIPELTGTSSVRRAVAEAADAKANFDRAQSLKTDGVLSQAAYDSAEARERTSQANYSAALEQARNLVARVDNLRAQLGLAEQDLANTRVKAPFAGTIRERLVEVGQYVREQTPLAAIASTNPLKLRADVPERFFPYVKAGADVRVSVEAYSGETFLGKITRLAGAVNPQSRTFSVEARVENGARRLRPGLFARAILDTDQVDPMMRVPATAVLSFYGVQKVYVVESGAIKEKVVELGDRYGDKIEIIKGLSPGEQIAVSQMARLREGVKVTATPSSASSGSQP from the coding sequence ATGACCTGCCATTACCCGCTGCAACAATCCCGGTTCTTCCGGAGAACATCCGCTTGCTGTTGCGCCGCGCTGGCCATCCTGCTGATGGTCACGGGTTGCTCGAAGCCCGCCGTAGAGACAGCCGTCGTGCCGGACGCGCCGCTGGCTATCCAATCGCTGGTGGTCTCCACTGAGCCGGTGCGCCGCGAAGTGGAGATCGTGGGCACGCTGGCGGGCGATCAGGAAGTGGTTGTGTCGAGCGAAGTATCCGGTTTGGTGAAAGTCGTCCGCGCCGATCTCGGCGACAGTGTGGCGCAAGGCCAAATATTAATCGAGATGGACGCCACGGAGTATGAGTTGGCCGTCGCTCGCCAGCGCGCCGCGCTGCAAGAAGTCCTTGCGCAACTGGGTATGCAAAATGCGACCGCGAAGATTCCCGAGCTGACAGGAACTTCCAGCGTGCGTCGCGCCGTCGCCGAAGCCGCCGACGCCAAAGCTAATTTTGATCGCGCCCAGTCGCTCAAAACCGACGGCGTGCTCTCACAGGCCGCCTACGACAGCGCCGAGGCGCGTGAGCGCACCAGCCAAGCCAACTACTCCGCCGCGCTCGAACAGGCCCGCAACCTGGTGGCTCGCGTGGATAATCTGCGCGCCCAGTTGGGACTGGCCGAGCAGGACCTGGCCAACACCCGCGTGAAGGCGCCTTTCGCGGGCACCATCCGCGAGCGGCTGGTGGAGGTGGGCCAGTATGTCCGCGAGCAGACGCCGCTGGCGGCCATCGCCAGCACCAATCCGCTGAAGCTGCGCGCCGATGTTCCGGAGCGATTCTTCCCTTATGTGAAAGCCGGAGCGGACGTCCGCGTTTCTGTGGAGGCTTACAGTGGCGAGACATTTTTGGGAAAGATCACCCGTCTCGCCGGCGCGGTGAATCCACAGTCGCGCACCTTCTCCGTGGAGGCCCGCGTGGAGAACGGCGCGCGACGCCTGCGGCCCGGCCTGTTTGCTCGCGCCATACTCGACACCGACCAAGTGGACCCGATGATGCGCGTTCCCGCTACCGCCGTGCTTTCGTTCTACGGTGTACAAAAAGTCTATGTAGTGGAGAGTGGGGCGATCAAAGAGAAAGTGGTCGAGTTGGGCGACCGCTACGGCGACAAAATCGAAATCATCAAAGGACTCAGTCCTGGCGAGCAGATCGCCGTCTCGCAGATGGCTCGTCTACGCGAAGGCGTAAAGGTAACAGCGACGCCATCCTCTGCTTCATCCGGGAGTCAGCCATGA